One window from the genome of Leuconostoc suionicum encodes:
- the purD gene encoding phosphoribosylamine--glycine ligase: protein MTKVLIIGSGAREHALAQTFLKSPQVDEVIVAPGNDGMSDDHLRRVEIPVTNLIELRDFANQEHVDLTFVGNEEPLTLGIVDVFTEASLKIFGPTKKAAQLEGSKSFTKNILQKYNIPTAQSLTVTSLNEANQAIAKFGFPIVFKLDGLALGKGVTIIENAADAQEYLEKLYTQNADAKLVIEEYLKGVEFSVFTLVGPNGVMTNAPLAQDHKRRFDGDEGPNTGGMGAYSPVKWISDQIRQETIETLVNPTVKAMVEEHAPFTGVLYTGVMLTEEGPKVIEFNVRFGDPEAQVVLPQFEGDFYQLILQLLSGEKPTSHWQDEEVYVGVVLAAKGYPERPQKGAIVPQIPLVTNYAGVKLANTVLRANGGRVATVIAHDKNVKLAQEKVYNVLDKTPMDLQYRHDIAYQAVQKL from the coding sequence ATGACAAAAGTTTTGATTATCGGTTCTGGTGCACGTGAGCATGCGCTAGCACAAACATTTTTAAAAAGTCCACAAGTAGATGAAGTCATTGTTGCACCCGGGAATGATGGGATGTCAGATGACCATTTACGACGAGTTGAAATTCCAGTGACTAATTTAATTGAACTAAGGGATTTCGCAAACCAAGAACACGTTGATCTAACGTTTGTTGGCAATGAAGAGCCGTTGACACTAGGTATCGTTGACGTATTTACAGAAGCCTCCTTAAAAATATTTGGTCCAACAAAAAAGGCAGCCCAACTTGAAGGTTCTAAATCATTTACGAAGAACATTCTTCAAAAGTATAATATTCCAACTGCACAATCACTGACCGTAACTTCTTTGAATGAAGCTAATCAAGCTATTGCAAAATTTGGTTTTCCAATTGTTTTTAAGCTCGATGGCTTGGCTTTGGGCAAGGGGGTAACTATTATTGAAAATGCCGCTGATGCTCAAGAATATTTGGAAAAGTTATACACGCAAAATGCTGATGCCAAATTGGTTATTGAGGAATATCTGAAAGGAGTTGAGTTTTCTGTATTCACATTAGTAGGTCCAAACGGTGTGATGACTAATGCGCCTTTAGCACAAGACCATAAACGTCGTTTTGATGGTGATGAAGGACCTAATACTGGTGGAATGGGGGCTTATAGCCCAGTGAAATGGATTTCAGATCAAATTCGTCAGGAAACTATTGAAACTTTAGTTAACCCAACAGTGAAAGCAATGGTTGAAGAGCATGCGCCATTTACTGGTGTCTTATATACAGGCGTCATGTTAACTGAAGAAGGACCTAAAGTCATTGAATTTAATGTTCGATTTGGTGACCCTGAGGCGCAAGTAGTATTACCTCAATTTGAGGGTGATTTTTATCAATTAATTTTGCAACTATTGTCAGGTGAAAAACCAACGTCACATTGGCAAGATGAAGAAGTGTATGTTGGGGTTGTTCTAGCAGCTAAGGGTTATCCTGAACGTCCTCAGAAAGGAGCAATCGTTCCTCAAATTCCATTAGTGACTAATTATGCTGGCGTCAAATTGGCGAACACGGTGTTGCGTGCAAATGGTGGGCGTGTAGCCACTGTTATTGCCCATGACAAAAATGTGAAATTGGCACAAGAAAAAGTTTATAATGTATTAGATAAGACACCGATGGATTTACAATATCGTCACGATATTGCTTATCAAGCTGTTCAAAAATTATAA
- a CDS encoding formate--tetrahydrofolate ligase yields the protein MQTDIEIAQSVEIKPITEIATAAGLQANEIEPYGYDKAKIKLDPSIVRKQELGKLILVTSINPTPAGEGKSTVTVGLADALSLADKKTMIALREPSLGPVMGLKGGATGGGFAQVVPMADINLHFTGDFHALTSAHDTLAALLDNSIHQGNPLNIDPRRILWKRVVDINDRELRHVTVGLGGPTSGVPREDGFDITVASELMAILTLSTDLMDMKERIKRIVVGYTYSKEPVTVADLGVAGALTVLLKDAIKPNLVQTLVHTPAIIHGGPFANIAQGTNSILATKTALKLADYVVTEAGFGADLGGEKFLDIKVPLLGKTPDTIVIVATVRALKHHGGVALANLNNEDVMALKNGLENLGQHLTAMNRYGVPVLVAINRFTSDTEAELQVIKDYVQQFGATAYTTEVWAKGGAGAQELATAVIKKSAQETDFTPLYQADDSAIDKLNTIVQTIYGGDGVELSTKAQKQLQDFEKYGWDKLPIIMAKTQYSFTDDAKKLGAPKDFKIHIREFVPKLGAGFLVALTGNIMTMPGLPKHPAALDIDVDENGTITGLF from the coding sequence ATGCAAACAGATATTGAAATTGCCCAATCCGTTGAAATAAAACCCATTACCGAAATTGCAACTGCTGCAGGGCTGCAGGCCAATGAAATTGAGCCCTATGGATACGACAAAGCAAAAATTAAATTGGATCCATCTATCGTGCGTAAGCAAGAATTGGGTAAACTGATCTTGGTTACGTCAATTAATCCAACTCCCGCCGGTGAAGGAAAATCAACAGTAACGGTTGGTTTGGCTGATGCGCTAAGTTTGGCCGATAAAAAGACGATGATTGCGCTACGTGAACCTTCCTTGGGACCTGTGATGGGACTTAAAGGTGGCGCAACTGGTGGTGGCTTTGCGCAAGTTGTTCCAATGGCTGATATTAATTTACATTTTACTGGAGACTTCCATGCATTAACATCAGCTCATGATACACTAGCTGCATTACTAGATAATAGTATTCACCAAGGAAATCCACTAAATATTGATCCACGTCGTATTTTGTGGAAACGCGTAGTAGATATTAATGATCGTGAATTGCGTCATGTTACCGTCGGCTTAGGTGGACCAACTTCAGGCGTTCCGCGTGAAGATGGTTTTGACATTACTGTAGCTTCTGAATTGATGGCTATTCTAACACTCTCAACTGATTTAATGGATATGAAAGAGCGTATCAAGCGTATTGTTGTTGGTTATACCTACAGCAAAGAACCAGTAACTGTTGCTGATTTAGGTGTTGCAGGAGCCCTAACTGTTTTGTTAAAGGACGCTATCAAACCTAATCTTGTCCAAACGTTGGTGCACACACCGGCAATTATTCACGGTGGTCCATTCGCTAACATCGCTCAAGGGACTAACTCTATTTTGGCAACCAAAACAGCTCTGAAATTAGCAGATTATGTTGTCACGGAGGCGGGATTTGGTGCCGACTTGGGTGGCGAGAAGTTCCTAGATATTAAAGTACCGTTGCTGGGTAAAACGCCAGATACAATTGTTATTGTAGCTACTGTACGTGCTTTGAAACATCATGGTGGCGTTGCATTAGCAAATTTGAATAATGAAGATGTCATGGCGCTCAAGAACGGCTTAGAGAATTTGGGTCAACACCTGACAGCGATGAATCGTTATGGCGTACCAGTGTTAGTAGCCATTAATCGCTTCACTTCGGATACGGAAGCAGAGTTACAGGTCATTAAAGATTATGTCCAACAATTTGGCGCTACAGCTTATACAACAGAAGTTTGGGCAAAAGGCGGTGCAGGGGCACAAGAGCTGGCTACGGCTGTCATTAAAAAATCAGCTCAAGAAACAGATTTTACACCACTATATCAAGCTGACGATTCAGCTATTGATAAACTAAATACTATCGTGCAAACAATATACGGTGGAGATGGTGTTGAATTATCAACTAAGGCGCAAAAGCAATTACAAGATTTTGAAAAATATGGTTGGGACAAGTTACCAATTATTATGGCAAAAACGCAGTACTCATTTACAGATGACGCTAAAAAACTTGGGGCACCTAAAGATTTCAAAATTCATATCCGTGAATTCGTACCGAAACTTGGGGCTGGATTTTTAGTCGCATTAACGGGAAACATCATGACAATGCCTGGATTACCAAAACATCCAGCGGCTTTGGATATTGATGTTGATGAAAATGGTACAATTACTGGTTTATTTTAA
- a CDS encoding cation diffusion facilitator family transporter yields the protein MLNKRYEQLKAAEGGAIISLTAYSLITVMKLLVGKIGHSEALIADGFNNLTDILVSLTVLIGLHFSRRPPDKNHQYGHWKSENIASMITSIMMLIVALQVLLSAFKNILSNQIATPSPLSAIVGIVSAILLSFLYFHNKKLSKRVHSTALLAAAKDNLSDIFTSMATTLAILASSLHFSWLDATVAIIISLLILNMAIDIFKNSVFMLSDGFDQHTLDQYRLAVNRIPGVITVKEIRGRSYSENIALDIVVTMNPQLTVAESHAITKLIEKKLLEEYQIFDVEIHVEPANM from the coding sequence ATGCTCAATAAACGCTATGAACAACTTAAAGCCGCTGAAGGTGGTGCTATTATCAGCCTTACTGCCTACAGCCTAATCACTGTTATGAAATTGCTAGTTGGAAAAATTGGCCATTCGGAAGCTTTAATCGCTGATGGCTTTAATAATTTAACTGACATTTTAGTGTCACTAACTGTACTGATTGGGCTTCATTTTTCGCGCCGACCACCGGATAAAAACCATCAATATGGCCACTGGAAATCAGAAAACATCGCCAGTATGATTACTTCAATAATGATGCTAATCGTTGCGTTACAAGTTCTACTTAGCGCTTTTAAAAATATCCTGAGCAATCAGATAGCCACTCCGAGTCCTCTCAGCGCAATTGTTGGCATCGTTTCAGCCATTCTACTTAGCTTTTTGTACTTTCACAACAAAAAGTTGTCCAAACGCGTACATAGCACAGCTTTGCTTGCTGCTGCAAAGGACAATCTCAGTGATATTTTTACTAGTATGGCTACCACGTTGGCCATCCTCGCATCATCACTTCATTTTTCATGGCTTGATGCCACTGTAGCAATCATTATTTCTCTATTAATTCTTAACATGGCAATTGATATTTTTAAAAATAGTGTGTTTATGCTCTCAGACGGTTTTGATCAGCATACGCTGGATCAATATCGTTTGGCAGTTAACAGAATTCCTGGTGTCATCACTGTAAAAGAGATAAGAGGTCGATCCTATAGTGAAAACATTGCCTTGGATATTGTCGTAACAATGAACCCACAACTGACTGTGGCAGAAAGTCATGCCATCACAAAACTTATTGAAAAAAAATTATTGGAAGAGTACCAAATTTTTGACGTTGAAATCCATGTCGAACCGGCAAATATGTAA
- a CDS encoding cold-shock protein, with protein MKTGTVKIWQKERGYGYITPDEGGDDVFVHFNGIDMDGFKSLIQGEKVAYVLVQGYKSYQAAQVRPLSVEAADI; from the coding sequence ATGAAAACAGGAACAGTAAAAATTTGGCAAAAAGAACGTGGATATGGATACATTACACCTGATGAAGGTGGAGATGATGTCTTTGTTCATTTTAATGGTATTGATATGGATGGCTTTAAGTCATTGATTCAAGGCGAAAAAGTAGCATACGTACTGGTACAAGGGTATAAGTCTTATCAAGCAGCCCAGGTTCGTCCGCTTTCGGTTGAGGCAGCAGACATTTAA
- a CDS encoding NUDIX hydrolase, producing the protein MVAYRETVTSSKIIYEGPIFSVETQDVDLYNGKKAKRDIVRHVPAIGVLAFVDDEHIILEKQWRATIGDFILEIPAGKLDQRDFDEPHHAVERELNEELRMAAGSIEKALGFVETVGFSDAYMHLYVARNLTPIEQNQQLPRDLGETMDLVTMSFSEVKSLFDSGKLIDQKTVTAFLYWNYLRG; encoded by the coding sequence ATGGTGGCATATCGTGAGACAGTAACATCGTCTAAGATAATTTATGAGGGACCAATCTTTAGCGTTGAAACGCAAGATGTTGATCTCTATAATGGAAAAAAAGCTAAAAGAGATATTGTTCGGCACGTGCCTGCAATTGGCGTTTTAGCTTTTGTTGATGATGAACATATTATTTTAGAGAAACAATGGCGTGCCACAATTGGCGATTTTATTTTGGAAATTCCCGCTGGAAAATTAGATCAACGTGATTTTGACGAACCTCATCATGCAGTTGAGCGTGAACTAAATGAAGAATTACGCATGGCAGCGGGTTCTATTGAAAAAGCGTTGGGTTTTGTTGAAACAGTTGGTTTTTCTGATGCTTATATGCATTTATATGTTGCAAGAAATTTGACACCCATTGAACAAAATCAACAATTACCACGCGATTTAGGGGAGACAATGGATTTAGTAACCATGTCTTTTAGTGAGGTAAAATCGTTGTTTGACTCAGGAAAATTGATTGATCAAAAAACTGTCACAGCCTTTTTGTATTGGAATTACTTGCGGGGTTAA
- a CDS encoding 5'-methylthioadenosine/adenosylhomocysteine nucleosidase, which translates to MKIGIITPMAEEKIALSAILENTETRQHGSTTITSGNYKNHEVMLTESGIGKVAAGSAATVMIDNFNPDLIVNTGSAGALDPDLKIGDEVIGTRIAYSDVDVTAFGYAYGQLPNKPLYYEADPAVVADFMNLTAGKKGLIVSGDQFVQDDGKKKILSYFPEALVAEMEAAAVAQVATQFGTPFIVLRGVSDLANGESNIVFDDYVVEAGKASAQLLINYMNQKN; encoded by the coding sequence ATGAAAATAGGAATTATCACGCCAATGGCGGAGGAAAAGATTGCATTGTCTGCAATTCTTGAAAACACAGAAACAAGACAGCACGGTAGCACAACGATTACTTCAGGAAATTATAAAAATCATGAAGTAATGCTCACTGAGTCTGGCATTGGTAAGGTGGCTGCAGGTTCTGCCGCTACAGTGATGATTGATAATTTTAATCCTGATTTGATTGTTAACACTGGTTCTGCTGGTGCATTAGACCCCGATTTGAAAATAGGGGATGAAGTTATTGGCACACGTATTGCGTATTCTGATGTTGATGTGACAGCATTTGGCTATGCTTATGGTCAATTACCAAATAAGCCCTTATATTACGAAGCTGATCCAGCAGTGGTTGCTGATTTTATGAATTTGACTGCGGGCAAAAAAGGCTTAATTGTTTCTGGTGATCAATTTGTTCAAGACGACGGTAAAAAGAAAATCTTGTCCTATTTTCCAGAGGCATTAGTTGCTGAGATGGAAGCAGCAGCAGTAGCTCAAGTTGCGACACAGTTTGGAACCCCATTTATTGTATTACGTGGTGTTTCCGATTTAGCTAACGGAGAATCTAATATTGTCTTTGATGATTACGTAGTTGAAGCTGGTAAGGCGTCAGCCCAGTTATTAATCAACTATATGAATCAAAAAAACTAA
- the ytpR gene encoding YtpR family tRNA-binding protein — MITSYNQKSCGDILVVTLTPNAEKQIVTTSGNVTRISNAETGQATGFNIANVGAELGIIGENGQIFLNEEQINILNANIKSAGFDEIMKVSPSKLVIGFVESLSNHPDSDHLHITQTKVSDQKSLQIVSGSPNMKTGIKVVVAQPGTMMPSGALIWDGALRGVPSSGMIVSGRELHLPGAPEKPGALVLPNDFGEIGDVFDFKKGATLYTNGLVDTNY; from the coding sequence ATGATTACTTCATATAACCAAAAATCTTGTGGGGACATACTTGTCGTTACACTTACTCCTAACGCGGAAAAACAGATTGTGACTACTAGTGGAAACGTGACACGAATAAGTAATGCTGAAACAGGTCAGGCAACTGGATTTAACATTGCTAATGTAGGTGCCGAATTAGGGATTATTGGAGAAAATGGTCAAATATTCTTAAACGAAGAGCAAATAAATATTCTTAATGCCAATATCAAATCAGCTGGATTTGATGAAATTATGAAGGTTTCACCTTCAAAGCTTGTTATTGGTTTTGTTGAAAGCCTTTCGAATCATCCAGATTCAGATCATTTACATATCACGCAAACAAAAGTTAGTGATCAAAAAAGTTTGCAGATTGTTTCTGGATCGCCAAATATGAAAACAGGGATTAAAGTAGTGGTAGCTCAGCCTGGAACTATGATGCCTTCAGGCGCCTTAATATGGGATGGTGCATTACGTGGCGTGCCATCTTCAGGGATGATTGTTTCTGGGCGAGAGTTACATTTACCGGGTGCTCCAGAAAAGCCAGGTGCTTTGGTTTTACCAAATGATTTTGGTGAAATTGGCGATGTGTTTGACTTCAAAAAGGGTGCAACGCTCTATACAAATGGATTAGTTGATACAAATTATTAA
- the murC gene encoding UDP-N-acetylmuramate--L-alanine ligase, protein MSKKYYFIGIKGTGMGPLAQILHDQGNEVLGSDIDTYTYTQAPLEAAGIKILPFDARNVDANQDAIFVKGNAFNNDQIEVARALEIGVTMISYPEAVQEQISQTTSIAIAGAHGKTSTTGLLAHVLKNIAPTSYLIGDGTGRGVPNSQFFVVEADEYRRHFKDYAPDYAILTNIDFDHPDYYTGIEDVTSAFADFANNVKKAIFAWGDDEHLRSLKPSADVYYYGVNPDRDDFVATNIHKSTQGSHFNVVFRGKDLGEFAVPLFGQHGILNALAVIAVSYMEEVDLDLIRQYLLTYQGVKRRFSEKQIADITVIDDYAHHPTEITATLDAARQKYPNKKIIAIFQPHTFSRVIAYKDEFASSLEAADQVYLANIFGSAREQAGTITSKDLGSEISKFGGIIEENDMSLLMPYENAVMVFMGAGDIEKYEFAYEKLLGQLRTDLT, encoded by the coding sequence ATGAGTAAAAAATATTATTTTATTGGCATTAAAGGGACAGGAATGGGACCTTTAGCACAAATTTTGCATGATCAAGGGAACGAGGTACTTGGTTCAGACATTGATACGTATACATATACGCAAGCTCCATTAGAGGCTGCAGGTATTAAAATATTACCATTTGATGCAAGAAATGTAGATGCCAATCAAGATGCTATTTTTGTGAAGGGAAACGCTTTTAATAATGATCAAATTGAAGTGGCTCGTGCATTAGAAATTGGTGTAACCATGATTTCTTATCCAGAAGCTGTTCAAGAACAAATATCACAAACCACATCCATAGCAATTGCAGGAGCCCACGGCAAAACGTCAACAACCGGATTATTGGCTCACGTGTTAAAAAATATTGCCCCTACCTCATATCTTATCGGGGATGGTACAGGACGAGGAGTGCCTAATTCACAATTTTTTGTTGTCGAGGCAGATGAATATCGTCGTCATTTTAAAGATTATGCCCCAGATTATGCGATTTTAACAAATATTGATTTTGATCATCCTGATTATTATACTGGCATTGAAGATGTAACGTCTGCGTTTGCTGATTTTGCTAATAATGTTAAAAAGGCTATTTTTGCTTGGGGTGATGATGAGCACTTACGTTCTTTGAAACCTTCAGCGGATGTTTACTACTATGGTGTCAATCCAGATAGAGATGATTTTGTGGCGACTAATATTCACAAATCAACTCAGGGATCGCATTTTAACGTTGTTTTTCGTGGTAAAGACTTAGGCGAATTTGCTGTTCCTTTATTCGGGCAACATGGTATTTTAAATGCGTTAGCAGTGATTGCTGTATCTTATATGGAAGAGGTTGACCTTGATTTAATTCGTCAATATTTGCTGACCTATCAGGGTGTTAAACGTCGTTTTAGTGAAAAGCAAATTGCTGATATTACAGTGATTGATGATTATGCTCATCATCCAACAGAAATTACGGCGACATTAGATGCGGCACGCCAAAAGTATCCCAACAAAAAAATTATTGCCATTTTCCAACCACATACTTTTTCACGCGTAATTGCGTATAAAGACGAATTTGCTAGTAGTTTAGAAGCGGCAGATCAAGTTTATCTAGCCAATATTTTTGGATCTGCACGAGAACAAGCCGGAACGATTACTTCCAAGGACTTAGGATCTGAAATTAGTAAGTTTGGTGGCATCATTGAAGAAAATGACATGAGTTTGTTGATGCCATATGAAAATGCTGTAATGGTCTTTATGGGCGCTGGTGACATTGAAAAATATGAATTTGCTTATGAAAAGCTACTTGGCCAATTGAGAACGGACTTGACTTAA
- a CDS encoding Bax inhibitor-1/YccA family protein — MDNFNMHARRDVTGVDEGMRAFFKQTYSFMGIAVLLTAVTGFIVQNFFLEQVAKLLVGNVIGLLALLGIQMLIITMIGRATFKNPARAFGLLMAFAVVEGLTLGVLLAVYTGASVMMAFVSASAVFGGMAAYGVLTKRDLTGLGSILFGLLIGLLIASIANMFFYSGIVSLLLSWANVVVFSLFTAYDNQNLRVMYSQFAGQADTTGLAVNGALRLYLDFVNIFFALLRIFGVVSGSRD, encoded by the coding sequence ATGGATAATTTTAATATGCACGCCCGTCGTGATGTGACGGGTGTAGATGAGGGAATGCGCGCATTCTTTAAACAAACATATAGCTTTATGGGTATAGCAGTTTTACTTACCGCAGTGACAGGCTTTATAGTACAAAACTTTTTTTTGGAACAAGTTGCTAAGTTGCTTGTAGGTAATGTTATTGGTCTTTTGGCGCTGTTGGGTATTCAGATGTTGATTATAACGATGATTGGTCGTGCAACTTTTAAAAATCCTGCTCGTGCTTTTGGTTTGTTGATGGCTTTTGCAGTGGTTGAAGGCTTAACGCTTGGTGTCTTGTTAGCTGTTTATACAGGAGCTTCTGTGATGATGGCTTTCGTTTCTGCATCCGCGGTTTTCGGTGGAATGGCGGCTTATGGTGTCCTCACAAAACGTGATTTGACGGGACTAGGTTCGATTTTGTTTGGTCTGTTAATCGGTTTGCTGATAGCATCAATTGCTAATATGTTTTTCTACAGTGGAATCGTTTCGCTACTGCTTTCATGGGCTAATGTCGTTGTCTTCTCCTTATTCACAGCATATGATAATCAGAATTTGAGGGTAATGTACTCACAATTTGCTGGTCAAGCAGATACAACAGGACTTGCAGTAAATGGCGCCTTGAGATTATACTTAGACTTTGTCAATATTTTCTTCGCGCTGTTACGCATCTTCGGTGTTGTTAGTGGCTCACGTGATTAA
- a CDS encoding DUF1093 domain-containing protein — MNLNRRKSIILVSIILVLLAIICVQVARYYHDTYVTEVGYAKTSAHVPKKEKTTDDNGKIIAHSHSYIYKFYFVTKKGERKTLNYELSGENVRPLKENSFVKADISDKRVVRGPYIISKSTIPDNIIHMLK; from the coding sequence ATGAATTTGAATCGGAGAAAAAGCATTATTTTGGTATCAATTATCTTGGTATTACTAGCTATTATTTGTGTGCAAGTGGCACGTTATTATCATGATACATATGTAACAGAAGTCGGCTATGCCAAAACATCTGCACATGTTCCTAAAAAAGAAAAAACTACAGATGATAACGGGAAAATTATTGCTCATTCACATAGCTATATATACAAATTTTACTTTGTTACCAAAAAAGGTGAAAGAAAGACACTCAATTATGAATTAAGTGGTGAAAATGTGAGGCCATTGAAAGAGAATAGTTTTGTTAAAGCCGATATTAGTGATAAACGGGTAGTAAGAGGTCCATATATCATTAGTAAGTCAACAATTCCAGATAATATTATTCATATGCTGAAATAA
- a CDS encoding glycoside hydrolase family 32 protein translates to MTFTRLLRVAGAIFSLFFISTSTVQAGTLTSNEYQQYYHHNIEQGLMNDVQSIWQDSSGYYHIYYLADLNYKHDDDGTEWYHVKTKDFVHYEKLGVAIPKFQNKWEAVATGSVIKNTNKIFSDLPKKAIIAYFTSYTPTGQKQYVAYSIDNGVTYQPYSDGAIMSASSAKAHFRDPYVFFNKETKKITMYLAEDDKIGVYTSDDGKNFNYVGATVLNSGALNGKDLGLIECPNLKTMSDTTTGITKTVMFFGANGYNYGQTSGSYYMVGHLDNNGVFVAEQQPKRVDDGSDYYASNYFQTADNTNILSIGWLGNWGYSCKKIVDANNEQSYKLGSLSLAHQLNLTKVNGEYTMISSLVKPYGSLTQTVKDTINTSQLSKDNDGYYQLLNAQRWTSQNFYLQMTNKKKGTVCGNVHLSFKQKDSNVELNYNADTGYYTVTRQTKNIADSDANTEYNKTFVEQSGVVNPNVFKLHVYTDKTSVEFEFENSGRTYSLLKYSTEDDLLFNIETDSENDLFYSMSNVDNK, encoded by the coding sequence ATGACATTTACTAGACTACTAAGGGTAGCCGGAGCAATATTTTCACTATTTTTCATCAGCACTTCAACTGTTCAGGCAGGGACTTTGACATCAAATGAGTATCAACAATATTATCATCATAATATTGAGCAAGGACTTATGAATGACGTACAGAGTATTTGGCAGGACTCATCGGGATACTACCATATTTACTATTTAGCTGATTTGAATTATAAGCATGATGACGACGGCACGGAATGGTATCATGTTAAGACAAAAGACTTTGTACATTACGAAAAACTAGGAGTAGCTATCCCTAAGTTTCAGAATAAATGGGAAGCAGTTGCTACTGGATCAGTAATTAAAAACACGAACAAAATTTTTTCTGATTTGCCAAAAAAAGCAATAATTGCTTACTTCACTAGTTATACACCAACTGGACAAAAACAATATGTGGCTTATTCTATTGACAATGGTGTGACCTATCAACCTTACTCCGATGGAGCCATTATGTCTGCGTCATCCGCAAAAGCTCACTTTAGAGATCCATACGTTTTTTTCAATAAAGAAACTAAAAAAATAACGATGTATCTTGCTGAAGATGATAAAATTGGCGTTTACACTAGCGATGATGGTAAAAACTTCAACTATGTAGGTGCTACAGTATTGAACAGCGGTGCCTTAAATGGCAAAGATTTGGGATTGATTGAATGTCCAAACCTAAAAACAATGAGTGATACAACTACGGGGATAACTAAAACTGTGATGTTTTTCGGTGCTAATGGCTACAATTACGGACAGACAAGTGGTTCTTATTATATGGTTGGGCACCTTGACAATAATGGTGTATTTGTCGCTGAACAGCAACCAAAACGTGTTGATGATGGTTCAGATTATTATGCTAGTAACTATTTTCAAACAGCGGATAATACGAATATATTGTCGATTGGTTGGCTAGGTAATTGGGGGTATTCATGCAAAAAAATAGTTGATGCGAATAATGAACAATCATATAAGTTGGGCTCATTATCTTTAGCGCACCAATTGAATCTAACCAAAGTCAACGGTGAGTACACAATGATATCTTCACTGGTTAAACCCTACGGTAGTTTAACACAAACAGTTAAAGACACGATTAATACGAGTCAGTTATCTAAGGATAACGATGGCTATTATCAACTATTGAATGCTCAACGCTGGACAAGTCAAAACTTCTATTTACAAATGACAAATAAAAAGAAGGGGACTGTCTGTGGAAATGTTCATTTATCATTCAAGCAAAAAGATTCAAACGTTGAGCTAAATTATAATGCGGATACCGGATATTACACGGTAACACGACAAACAAAAAATATTGCTGATAGTGATGCAAATACTGAATATAATAAAACATTTGTTGAACAAAGCGGTGTCGTTAATCCAAATGTCTTCAAGCTTCATGTATACACGGATAAAACAAGTGTTGAGTTTGAATTTGAAAATAGTGGACGCACTTATTCATTGTTAAAGTATTCGACAGAAGATGATTTATTATTTAATATTGAAACTGACAGTGAGAACGACTTGTTTTATTCGATGAGCAATGTTGATAATAAATAA